A stretch of Mastomys coucha isolate ucsf_1 unplaced genomic scaffold, UCSF_Mcou_1 pScaffold3, whole genome shotgun sequence DNA encodes these proteins:
- the Dnmt3l gene encoding DNA (cytosine-5)-methyltransferase 3-like isoform X2 codes for MFQFHRILQYARPRQESQRPFFWLFMDHLLLTEDDQVTTTRFLQTEAVTLQDIRGRVLQNAVRVWSNIPGLKSKHTVLTPKEEESLQCQGRTRSKMAAQKLDSLVKHCLIPLREYFKYFSQSSLPL; via the exons ATGTTCCAGTTCCACCGGATCCTGCAGTATGCGCGGCCTCGCCAAGAGAGTCAGCGACCTTTCTTCTGGCTATTTATGGACCATCTGCTGCTGACTGAGGACGACCAAGTGACAACTACCCGTTTCCTTCAG ACAGAGGCTGTGACCCTCCAGGATATCCGTGGCAGAGTCCTCCAGAATGCTGTGAGGGTGTGGAGCAACATTCCAGGGCTGAAGAG CAAGCACACGGTCCTGACCCCAAAGGAAGAAGAGTCTCTGCAATGCCAAGGAAGAACCAGAAGCAAGATGGCTGCCCAGAAACTTGACTCCCTGGTGAAGCACTGCCTTATCCCCCTGAGAGAGTACTTCAAGTATTTTTCTCAGAGCTCACTTCCTCTTTAG
- the Aire gene encoding autoimmune regulator isoform X2, producing MAGGDGMLRRLLRLHRTEIAVAIDSAFPLLHALADHDVVPEDKFQETLRLKEKEGCPQAFHALLSWLLTRDSGAILDFWRILFKDYNLERYSRLHKIFDGFPKDVDLSQPRKGRKPLAGPKASVLPPRPPTKRRALEEPRATPPATLASKSISNPGSHPKTKPPKKPEGNLESQRLPLGNGMQTMAASVQRAVTVASGDAPGTRGAVEGILIQQVFESGGSKKCIQVGGEFYTPSKFEDPSGSLKSKARGGSSLKPVVRAKVTIPGRDEQKVGQQCGVPPLPPLPSEPQVHQKNEDECAVCHDGGELICCDGCPRAFHLACLSPPLQEIPSGLWRCSCCLQGRVQQNLSQPEESRPLEPPAETPGPAPSARCGVCGDGTDVLRCVHCAAAFHWGCHFPTAATRPGTNLRCKSCSTDPTPTPGTPGEAVPTSVPRPAPGLAKVGDDSASLHRDDLESLLNEHSFDGILQWAIQSMARPLAETPPFSS from the exons ATGGCTGGTGGGGATGGGATGCTGCGCCGCCTGCTGCGGCTGCACCGCACCGAGATCGCCGTGGCCATAGACAGCGCCTTTCCGCTGCTGCATGCTCTAGCCGACCACGACGTGGTCCCGGAGGACAAGTTCCAG GAGACACTCCggctgaaggagaaggaaggctgCCCCCAGGCCTTCCACGCCCTGCTGTCCTGGCTCCTGACCCGAGACAGTGGGGCCATCCTGGATTTCTGGAGGATTCTCTTTAAGGACTACAATCTGGAGCGGTACAGCCGCCTGCATAAAATCTTCGACGGCTTCCCAAAAG ATGTGGACCTTAGCCAGCCTCGAAAAGGGAGGAAGCCCCTCGCTGGTCCCAAGGCCTCGGTCCTGCCACCCAGACCCCCTACCAAGAGAAGAGCCCTGGAGGAGCCCCGAGCCACCCCACCAGCAACTCTGGCTTCAAAGAGCATCTCCAACCCAG GCTCCCACCCAAAGACCAAGCCCCCTAAGAAGCCAGAGGGCAACTTGGAGTCACAGCGCCTCCCACTGGGAAACG GAATGCAGACCATGGCAGCTTCCGTCCAGAGAGCTGTGACTGTGGCCTCCGGGGATGCTCCGGGAACCCGAGGGGCCGTGGAAGGGATCCTTATCCAGCAGGTGTTCGAGTCAG gAGGATCCAAGAAGTGCATCCAGGTTGGGGGGGAGTTTTACACACCCAGCAAATTCGAAGACCCCAGTGGCAGTTTGAAGAGCAAGGCCCGAGGTGGTAGCAGCCTAAAGCCAGTGGTCCGAGCCAAGGTCACTATACCT GGTAGAGATGAGCAGAAAGTGGGTCAGCAGTGTGGGGTCCCTCCCCTTCCACCCCTccccagtgagccccaggttcacCAG AAGAACGAGGATGAGTGTGCCGTGTGTCATGACGGAGGTGAGCTCATCTGCTGTGACGGCTGTCCCCGGGCCTTCCACCTGGCTTGCCTGTCCCCACCTCTGCAGGAGATCCCCAG TGGCCTCTGGAGATGCTCCTGCTGCCTCCAGGGCAGAGTGCAGCAGAACCTGTCCCAGCCTGAGGAGTCCAGACCTCTGGAGCCCCCTGCAGAGACCCCG GGTCCAGCACCAAGCGCGCGATGCGGTGTGTGTGGCGACGGCACGGACGTGCTTCGGTGTGTACACTGTGCCGCCGCCTTCCACTGGGGCTGCCACTTCCCGACAGCCGCCACCCGGCCAGG GACCAATCTCCGCTGCAAGTCCTGCTCCACAGACCCGACTCCCACACCAGGCACACCGGGTGAGGCTGTGCCCACCTCTGTGCCCCGTCCGGCACCTGGGCTTGCCAAG GTAGGGGACGACTCTGCTAGTCTACATAGGGATGACCTGGAGTCGCTCCTCAATGAG CACTCCTTCGACGGCATCCTGCAGTGGGCCATCCAGAGCATGGCACGACCGCTGGCCGAGACACCACCTTTCTCTTCCTGA
- the Dnmt3l gene encoding DNA (cytosine-5)-methyltransferase 3-like isoform X1: protein MGSRETPSSCSKALETLNLETSDSSSPDPDSPLEEQWLKSSPDLKEEVSIEVILEDSNEPLSPPSPPTGREIIWHEVKVNQRNIEDICLGCGTLQVYAQHPLFEGGICAPCKDKFLETLFLYDEDGHQSYCTICSSGGTLFICESPDCTRCYCFECVDILVGPGTSERISAMTCWVCFLCLPFSRSGLLQRRKRWRHQLKAFHDREGASPIEIYKTVSPWKRQPVRVLSLFGKIDKELKSLGFLESDAGSEGGTLKYVEDVTNVVRRDVEKWGPFDLVYGSTQPFSCSCDHCPGWYMFQFHRILQYARPRQESQRPFFWLFMDHLLLTEDDQVTTTRFLQTEAVTLQDIRGRVLQNAVRVWSNIPGLKSKHTVLTPKEEESLQCQGRTRSKMAAQKLDSLVKHCLIPLREYFKYFSQSSLPL, encoded by the exons ATGGGTTCCCGGGAGACACCTTCTTCTTGCTCTAAGGCCCTTGAAACCTTGAACCTGGAGACTTCGGACAGCTCTAGCCCTGACCCTgacagtcctctggaagagcaatggcTGAAATCCT ccccagaccTGAAGGAGGAGGTCAGCATCGAAGTGATATTGGAAGACTCCAATGAGCCTctgtccccaccctcaccccctacAGGCAGAG agaTCATCTGGCACGAAGTCAAAGTGAACCAACGCAACATCGAAG ACATCTGCCTCGGCTGTGGGACTCTCCAGGTGTATGCTCAGCACCCCTTGTTTGAGGGGGGAATATGTGCCCCGTGTAAG GATAAGTTCCTGGAGACCCTCTTCCTGTATGATGAGGATGGACACCAGAGCTActgcaccatctgctcttccggGGGTACCCTGTTCATCTGTGAGAGCCCCGACTGTACCAG ATGCTACTGTTTTGAGTGTGTGGATATCCTGGTGGGCCCCGGGACCTCGGAGCGGATCAGTGCCATGACCTGCTGGGTATGTTTCCTGTGCCTGCCTTTCTCACGGAGCGGACTGCTGCAGAGGCGCAAGAGGTGGCGACACCAGCTGAAGGCCTTCCACGATCGAGAGGGG GCAAGCCCTATAGAGATCTATAAGACAGTGTCCCCGTGGAAGAGACAGCCAGTCCGGGTGCTGAGCCTTTTTGGGAAGATTGATAAAG agCTAAAGAGTTTGGGCTTTTTGGAAAGCGATGCTGGTTCTGAGGGAGGAACACTGAAGTACGTGGAAGATGTCACCAATGTTGTGAGGAGAGAC GTAGAGAAATGGGGCCCCTTTGACCTGGTGTATGGCTCAACGCAGCCCTTCAGCTGCTCTTGTGACCACTGTCCTG GCTGGTACATGTTCCAGTTCCACCGGATCCTGCAGTATGCGCGGCCTCGCCAAGAGAGTCAGCGACCTTTCTTCTGGCTATTTATGGACCATCTGCTGCTGACTGAGGACGACCAAGTGACAACTACCCGTTTCCTTCAG ACAGAGGCTGTGACCCTCCAGGATATCCGTGGCAGAGTCCTCCAGAATGCTGTGAGGGTGTGGAGCAACATTCCAGGGCTGAAGAG CAAGCACACGGTCCTGACCCCAAAGGAAGAAGAGTCTCTGCAATGCCAAGGAAGAACCAGAAGCAAGATGGCTGCCCAGAAACTTGACTCCCTGGTGAAGCACTGCCTTATCCCCCTGAGAGAGTACTTCAAGTATTTTTCTCAGAGCTCACTTCCTCTTTAG
- the Aire gene encoding autoimmune regulator isoform X3, with product MAGGDGMLRRLLRLHRTEIAVAIDSAFPLLHALADHDVVPEDKFQETLRLKEKEGCPQAFHALLSWLLTRDSGAILDFWRILFKDYNLERYSRLHKIFDGFPKDVDLSQPRKGRKPLAGPKASVLPPRPPTKRRALEEPRATPPATLASKSISNPGSHPKTKPPKKPEGNLESQRLPLGNGMQTMAASVQRAVTVASGDAPGTRGAVEGILIQQVFESGGSKKCIQVGGEFYTPSKFEDPSGSLKSKARGGSSLKPVVRAKVTIPGRDEQKVGQQCGVPPLPPLPSEPQVHQNEDECAVCHDGGELICCDGCPRAFHLACLSPPLQEIPSGLWRCSCCLQGRVQQNLSQPEESRPLEPPAETPGPAPSARCGVCGDGTDVLRCVHCAAAFHWGCHFPTAATRPGTNLRCKSCSTDPTPTPGTPGEAVPTSVPRPAPGLAKVGDDSASLHRDDLESLLNEHSFDGILQWAIQSMARPLAETPPFSS from the exons ATGGCTGGTGGGGATGGGATGCTGCGCCGCCTGCTGCGGCTGCACCGCACCGAGATCGCCGTGGCCATAGACAGCGCCTTTCCGCTGCTGCATGCTCTAGCCGACCACGACGTGGTCCCGGAGGACAAGTTCCAG GAGACACTCCggctgaaggagaaggaaggctgCCCCCAGGCCTTCCACGCCCTGCTGTCCTGGCTCCTGACCCGAGACAGTGGGGCCATCCTGGATTTCTGGAGGATTCTCTTTAAGGACTACAATCTGGAGCGGTACAGCCGCCTGCATAAAATCTTCGACGGCTTCCCAAAAG ATGTGGACCTTAGCCAGCCTCGAAAAGGGAGGAAGCCCCTCGCTGGTCCCAAGGCCTCGGTCCTGCCACCCAGACCCCCTACCAAGAGAAGAGCCCTGGAGGAGCCCCGAGCCACCCCACCAGCAACTCTGGCTTCAAAGAGCATCTCCAACCCAG GCTCCCACCCAAAGACCAAGCCCCCTAAGAAGCCAGAGGGCAACTTGGAGTCACAGCGCCTCCCACTGGGAAACG GAATGCAGACCATGGCAGCTTCCGTCCAGAGAGCTGTGACTGTGGCCTCCGGGGATGCTCCGGGAACCCGAGGGGCCGTGGAAGGGATCCTTATCCAGCAGGTGTTCGAGTCAG gAGGATCCAAGAAGTGCATCCAGGTTGGGGGGGAGTTTTACACACCCAGCAAATTCGAAGACCCCAGTGGCAGTTTGAAGAGCAAGGCCCGAGGTGGTAGCAGCCTAAAGCCAGTGGTCCGAGCCAAGGTCACTATACCT GGTAGAGATGAGCAGAAAGTGGGTCAGCAGTGTGGGGTCCCTCCCCTTCCACCCCTccccagtgagccccaggttcacCAG AACGAGGATGAGTGTGCCGTGTGTCATGACGGAGGTGAGCTCATCTGCTGTGACGGCTGTCCCCGGGCCTTCCACCTGGCTTGCCTGTCCCCACCTCTGCAGGAGATCCCCAG TGGCCTCTGGAGATGCTCCTGCTGCCTCCAGGGCAGAGTGCAGCAGAACCTGTCCCAGCCTGAGGAGTCCAGACCTCTGGAGCCCCCTGCAGAGACCCCG GGTCCAGCACCAAGCGCGCGATGCGGTGTGTGTGGCGACGGCACGGACGTGCTTCGGTGTGTACACTGTGCCGCCGCCTTCCACTGGGGCTGCCACTTCCCGACAGCCGCCACCCGGCCAGG GACCAATCTCCGCTGCAAGTCCTGCTCCACAGACCCGACTCCCACACCAGGCACACCGGGTGAGGCTGTGCCCACCTCTGTGCCCCGTCCGGCACCTGGGCTTGCCAAG GTAGGGGACGACTCTGCTAGTCTACATAGGGATGACCTGGAGTCGCTCCTCAATGAG CACTCCTTCGACGGCATCCTGCAGTGGGCCATCCAGAGCATGGCACGACCGCTGGCCGAGACACCACCTTTCTCTTCCTGA
- the Aire gene encoding autoimmune regulator isoform X1: protein MAGGDGMLRRLLRLHRTEIAVAIDSAFPLLHALADHDVVPEDKFQETLRLKEKEGCPQAFHALLSWLLTRDSGAILDFWRILFKDYNLERYSRLHKIFDGFPKDVDLSQPRKGRKPLAGPKASVLPPRPPTKRRALEEPRATPPATLASKSISNPGSHPKTKPPKKPEGNLESQRLPLGNGMQTMAASVQRAVTVASGDAPGTRGAVEGILIQQVFESGGSKKCIQVGGEFYTPSKFEDPSGSLKSKARGGSSLKPVVRAKVTIPGRDEQKVGQQCGVPPLPPLPSEPQVHQNEDECAVCHDGGELICCDGCPRAFHLACLSPPLQEIPSGLWRCSCCLQGRVQQNLSQPEESRPLEPPAETPILLGRRSASEKTRGPSRELAASTDAAVTYVNLLATPSAAPLLEPSALCPLLSAGTEGQPGPAPSARCGVCGDGTDVLRCVHCAAAFHWGCHFPTAATRPGTNLRCKSCSTDPTPTPGTPGEAVPTSVPRPAPGLAKVGDDSASLHRDDLESLLNEHSFDGILQWAIQSMARPLAETPPFSS from the exons ATGGCTGGTGGGGATGGGATGCTGCGCCGCCTGCTGCGGCTGCACCGCACCGAGATCGCCGTGGCCATAGACAGCGCCTTTCCGCTGCTGCATGCTCTAGCCGACCACGACGTGGTCCCGGAGGACAAGTTCCAG GAGACACTCCggctgaaggagaaggaaggctgCCCCCAGGCCTTCCACGCCCTGCTGTCCTGGCTCCTGACCCGAGACAGTGGGGCCATCCTGGATTTCTGGAGGATTCTCTTTAAGGACTACAATCTGGAGCGGTACAGCCGCCTGCATAAAATCTTCGACGGCTTCCCAAAAG ATGTGGACCTTAGCCAGCCTCGAAAAGGGAGGAAGCCCCTCGCTGGTCCCAAGGCCTCGGTCCTGCCACCCAGACCCCCTACCAAGAGAAGAGCCCTGGAGGAGCCCCGAGCCACCCCACCAGCAACTCTGGCTTCAAAGAGCATCTCCAACCCAG GCTCCCACCCAAAGACCAAGCCCCCTAAGAAGCCAGAGGGCAACTTGGAGTCACAGCGCCTCCCACTGGGAAACG GAATGCAGACCATGGCAGCTTCCGTCCAGAGAGCTGTGACTGTGGCCTCCGGGGATGCTCCGGGAACCCGAGGGGCCGTGGAAGGGATCCTTATCCAGCAGGTGTTCGAGTCAG gAGGATCCAAGAAGTGCATCCAGGTTGGGGGGGAGTTTTACACACCCAGCAAATTCGAAGACCCCAGTGGCAGTTTGAAGAGCAAGGCCCGAGGTGGTAGCAGCCTAAAGCCAGTGGTCCGAGCCAAGGTCACTATACCT GGTAGAGATGAGCAGAAAGTGGGTCAGCAGTGTGGGGTCCCTCCCCTTCCACCCCTccccagtgagccccaggttcacCAG AACGAGGATGAGTGTGCCGTGTGTCATGACGGAGGTGAGCTCATCTGCTGTGACGGCTGTCCCCGGGCCTTCCACCTGGCTTGCCTGTCCCCACCTCTGCAGGAGATCCCCAG TGGCCTCTGGAGATGCTCCTGCTGCCTCCAGGGCAGAGTGCAGCAGAACCTGTCCCAGCCTGAGGAGTCCAGACCTCTGGAGCCCCCTGCAGAGACCCCG ATCCTCCTGGGACGGAGGTCAGCTTCAGAGAAAACCAGGGGCCCATCCAGGGAGCTCGCAGCCAGCACCGATGCCGCTGTCACCTATGTGAACCTGCTGGCCACACCCTCTGCAGCTCCTCTGCTGGAGCCTTCAGCACTATGCCctctactgagtgctgggactgaggGGCAGCCG GGTCCAGCACCAAGCGCGCGATGCGGTGTGTGTGGCGACGGCACGGACGTGCTTCGGTGTGTACACTGTGCCGCCGCCTTCCACTGGGGCTGCCACTTCCCGACAGCCGCCACCCGGCCAGG GACCAATCTCCGCTGCAAGTCCTGCTCCACAGACCCGACTCCCACACCAGGCACACCGGGTGAGGCTGTGCCCACCTCTGTGCCCCGTCCGGCACCTGGGCTTGCCAAG GTAGGGGACGACTCTGCTAGTCTACATAGGGATGACCTGGAGTCGCTCCTCAATGAG CACTCCTTCGACGGCATCCTGCAGTGGGCCATCCAGAGCATGGCACGACCGCTGGCCGAGACACCACCTTTCTCTTCCTGA